The following proteins come from a genomic window of Salvia hispanica cultivar TCC Black 2014 chromosome 4, UniMelb_Shisp_WGS_1.0, whole genome shotgun sequence:
- the LOC125218204 gene encoding uncharacterized protein LOC125218204 — MEHLTFDREAYSEYMDDINYSQGFYVTPAKDGSVILGGIRRVEGGDRYQKAEIAAKFAVEEYNNKAGGEQGFLKFITIVNLNVEPTAGALYYITAATEDSAGEICLYQMQIWEKLNTGYQVQIFRPAPYCLKSSEKLAHKNCCLVINNLVPWMDENYLYYKCFKGAHQILGIEICRSANEENTNHAYIWMRNSAKMDQMAHKYGGRKMPRSDVFYTFNLSN; from the exons ATGGAACACCTTACTTTCGATCGAGAAGCCTACTCTGAATACATGGATGACATTAACTACAGCCAG GGATTCTATGTAACGCCGGCTAAAGATGGGTCTGTGATTCTGGGAGGCATCAGGCGCGTCGAAGGCGGCGACCGCTACCAAAAGGCAGAAATCGCCGCCAAGTTTGCGGTGGAGGAGTACAACAACAAGGCTGGCGGTGAACAAGGTTTTCTCAAGTTCATCACAATAGTAAATCTCAACGTGGAGCCCACTGCCGGAGCGCTCTACTACATCACCGCCGCGACGGAGGACTCTGCTGGTGAGATTTGTCTCTATCAGATGCAGATTTGGGAGAAACTCAACACAGGATACCAAGTCCAGATATTCCGCCCTGCACCATACTGCCTCAAGTCATCAG AGAAGCTAGCACACAAAAATTGCTGCCTTGTGATTAATAACTTGGTGCCTTGGATGGATGAAAATTATTTGTACTACAAGTGTTTCAAAGGTGCACATCAG attttagGAATCGAGATATGTCGCAGTGCCAATGAGGAGAATACAAATCATGCGTACATATGGATGAGAAATTCTGCAAAGATGGATCAGATGGCTCACAAGTATGGCGGGAGAAAGATGCCACGCTCTGATGTTTTCTATACTTTTAATTTAAGCAATTAA